From Penicillium digitatum chromosome 5, complete sequence, one genomic window encodes:
- a CDS encoding Amino acid/polyamine transporter I: MAILSDMDKETSGSVLETLGLKNEGPRDVQEGVMAENADNLQRHLGNRQIQLIAIGGSIGTALFVSIGSGLHHGGPGSLFIAFTVQCIFLAMVNNCLAEMTTAFPVSGGFIRLAGKWVDDALGFMVGWNFFFYEALLIPFEISAFTLVLSFWSEKVTEPGPVAGICLGVILVYGFLNVLAVKAYGEAEFWLSGGKVILIFSLFFFTFITMVGGNPAHDAYGFRHWNNPGSFMEYLDTGALGRFEGFLGSLWSACFAVVGPEYISIVAAEAKRPRIYIKNAFKTVYIRFCLFFIGGALAVGIVCAANDPQLVAVVTSGSSGSASASPYVIGMRNLGISIFPSIINALLLTSIFSAGNTYTYCAIRTLYGLALEGRAPRVLTRTTRNGVPIYCFAVVMIFPMLSFLQCSSSSSVVITWFANLVTAGGLINYIVISLTYIFFHRACKAQGFDRRSLSYFGYLQPYCAYIAFVWMIVVTIVYGYTSYKPWSVSTFWSNYTMQIVIPPLFLIWKIIKKTKFVKAHEADLVWERPLIDAYEDSFLEPPTGFWREMLQMVGIGRTKGSDDKRSLSVSQSRDSAEGNSA; this comes from the exons ATGGCTATCCTAAGCGACATGGACAAAGAAACGAGCGGTAGTGTATTGGAAACACTCGGGCTCAAAAACGAGGGCCCTCGTGATGTACAAGAAGGTGTGATGGCTGAAAATGCCGACAACCTTCAACGTCATCTTGGCAATCGGCAGATCCAGCTGATCGCCATTGGCGGTTCCATCGGAACGGCCTTGTTCGTGAGCATCGGCTCGGGTCTTCATCATGGGGGACCTGGCAGTTTGTTTATTGCCTTTACCGTTCAATGTATCTTCCTGGCCATGGTGAATAACTGCCTTGCTGAAATGACCACTGCCTTCCCTGTCAGTGGTGGTTTCATTCGCTTGGCTGGAAAATGGGTCGACGACGCTCTTGGTTTCATGGTCGGCTGGAACTTTTT CTTCTATGAGGCCCTTTTGATTCCTTTTGAGATCTCGGCTTTCACACTTGTCTTGTCTTTCTGGAGTGAGAAGGTTACTGAACCTGGGCCAGTTGCAGGTATCTGCCTTGGTGTCATCCTGGTCTATGG CTTCCTTAACGTCTTAGCCGTCAAAGCTTATGGTGAAGCTGAATTCTGGCTGTCGGGTGGAAAGGTCATTCTGATCTTCTCCCTGTTCTTTTTCACCTTCATCACCATGGTTGGTGGAAACCCGGCCCATGACGCCTATGGCTTCCGCCATTGGAACAATCCCGGGTCTTTCATGGAGTATCTGGATACCGGAGCGCTTGGTCGCTTTGAAGGATTCCTTGGATCTCTTTGGTCGGCTTGCTTTGCCGTCGTCGGCCCTGAGTACATCTCCATTGTTGCCGCTGAAGCAAAGCGTCCCCGCATTTATATCAAGAATGCGTTCAAGACAGTCTACATTCGATTCTGTCTCTTTTTTATCGGCGGCGCCTTGGCTGTGGGTATCGTCTGTGCCGCTAATGATCCCCAGCTGGTGGCGGTTGTGACGAGTGGTTCTTCTGGTTCCGCTTCGGCATCGCCATATGTCATTGGCATGCGAAACTTGGGCATTTCAATTTTCCCTTCGATCATTAATGC TCTTCTGCTGACTTCGATTTTCTCGGCTGGCAACACCTACACTTACTGCGCTATCCGTACTCTGTACGGCTTGGCACTAGAAGGAAGAGCCCCAAGAGTTCTCACTCGAACCACGCGCAACGGGGTGCCGATCTATTGCTTCGCAGTCGTGATGATCTTCCCTATGCTTTCCTTTTTGCAATGCTCCAGTAGCTCATCCGTCGTCATCACATGGTTCGCCAACCTTGTCACTGCCGGAG GGCTCATTAATTACATCGTTATCAGCCTGACGTACATTTTCTTCCACCGCGCTTGCAAAGCGCAAGGGTTTGACCGCAGATCGTTGTCCTATTTTGGATATCTTCAACCCTACTGCGCATATATTGCATTTGTTTGGATGATCGTTGTGACAATCGTGTACGGCTACACTTCATACAAGCCTTGGTCAGTGTCCACCTTCTGGTCCAACTACACCATGCAGATTGTCATCCCTCCTCTTTTCCTCATCTGGAAAATCATCAAGAAAACCAAGTTCGTTAAGGCTCATGAAGCCGACCTGGTCTGGGAACGACCCCTGATCGACGCCTACGAGGATAGCTTCCTTGAACCCCCTACTGGCTTCTGGAGAGAAATGTTGCAGATGGTTGGCATTGGGCGTACCAAGGGCAGCGACGATAAGCGATCGCTTTCAGTCTCTCAGTCTCGAGATTCGGCTGAGGGTAATTCGGCGTGA
- a CDS encoding Homoaconitase, producing the protein MCRPGRPRWTPTFGVPSRTIHHPLRSVSKSLSSRSLSTTASAQIEGFHSQHENASTIPLYENLSQRRTPQTLTEKIVQRYAVGLPEGKLVRSGDYISLAPGYCMTHDNSWPVALKFMSMGATKVHRPEQIVMTLDHDVQNTSAANLKKYEQIEAFAGQHGIDFYPAGRGIGHQVMVEEGYAWPGTMAVASDSHSNHYGGVGCLGTAVVRTDAASIWATSRTWWQIPPVARVTFTGTLPVGVTGKDVIVALCGLFNSDVLNHAIEFTGSEETMESLLVDSRLTIANMTTEWGALTGLFPIDRTLKRWLRYKATEAAMSDDRTTRKRITHERIDELFANPLTADPDAQYAKQLYLNLSTLSPYVSGPNSVKIATPLNELVQQDIKVNRAYIVSCTNSRASDLAAAAKVFKDAAKANPDTTPKIADGVKLYIAAASVPEQEAAEFTGDWQALLDAGAQPLPAGCGPCIGLGTGLLELGEVGISASNRNFKGRMGSRDALAYLASPEVVAASALSGVISGPGAYQVPENWSGVEHGFGTGLEPTTENELTNLLQQMESLIDRVESAGDESKPATEILPGFPERISGEIVFLDADNLDTDSIYPGKLTYQDNVSKDDMAAACMQNYDPEFKSIAKPSDILVAGFNFGCGSSREQAATAILAKQIPLVVAGSFGNIFSRNSINNALMGLEVPRLVERLRASFAQPSSGDAKGRQLTRRTGWTLTWDVKRSIVEVQEGETGESWTEQVGELPANVQEIIAEGGLEAWVKGKVAESG; encoded by the exons ATGTGCAGACCG GGTCGGCCTCGGTGGACTCCGACCTTCGGCGTCCCAAGCAGGACAATTCATCATCCCTTGCGATCGGTCTCGAAATCCCTATCTTCTCGCTCGCTGAGTACGACAGCCTCCGCTCAGATCGAAGGCTTTCACTCACAGCATGAGAACGCCTCCACAATTCCTTTATATGAGAATCTCTCCCAGAGGCGCACGCCGCAAACCTTGACGGAGAAGATCGTACAACGCTATGCTGTTGGTCTCCCCGAAGGAAAGCTCGTTCGTAGCGGTGACTATATCAGTCTGGCCCCCGGGTATTGCATGACTCACGACAACTCATGGCCCGTCGCCCTCAAGTTCATGTCAATGGGAGCTACAAAGGTCCACCGCCCCGAGCAGATTGTCATGACCCTCGACCACGACGTCCAAAACACCAGCGCAGCGAATCTTAAGAAATACGAGCAGATCGAGGCTTTCGCTGGACAGCATGGTATCGATTTCTATCCTGCGGGTCGGGGTATTGGACACCAGGTTATGGTGGAAGAGGGATATGCATGGCCGGGTACCATGGCGGTAGCCTCAGACAGCCACAGTAACCACTACGGCGGAGTTGGCTGCCTTGGAACTGCTGTTGTGCGAACGGATGCTGCTAGTATTTGGGCAACGTCGCGGACATGGTGGCAGATTCCCCCTGTTGCGCGGGTAACATTCACCGGAACACTACCAGTAGGCGTGACAGGTAAGGATGTGATTGTGGCATTGTGTGGGCTCTTCAACAGTGACGTGCTGAACCATGCAATTGAGTTCACCGGCTCTGAGGAGACCATGGAAAGTCTGCTTGTGGATAGCCGCCTGACAATTGCCAACATGACGACTGAATGGGGCGCGCTCACGGGTCTCTTCCCAATCGACCGGACTCTGAAGCGCTGGCTGCGATACAAGGCCACCGAAGCTGCGATGTCTGACGACCGGACAACCCGGAAGCGTATCACGCACGAAAGAATCGACGAGCTGTTCGCCAACCCCCTCACGGCCGACCCCGATGCTCAGTATGCCAAGCAGCTCTACCTCAATCTCTCGACTCTCTCGCCCTACGTCTCCGGTCCTAATTCAGTCAAGATCGCAACACCACTCAACGAGCTTGTCCAGCAGGACATCAAAGTCAACCGCGCGTACATCGTCTCTTGTACCAACTCGCGTGCTTCCGATCTCGCGGCCGCCGCCAAGGTCTTCAAAGACGCCGCCAAGGCTAACCCCGACACGACTCCTAAAATCGCCGACGGTGTCAAACTTTACATCGCGGCTGCTTCCGTGCCCGAACAAGAGGCTGCCGAATTCACTGGCGACTGGCAGGCACTCCTCGATGCTGGTGCCCAGCCCCTACCTGCTGGATGCGGACCTTGCATTGGCCTCGGAACTGGTCTTCTAGAGCTCGGTGAGGTTGGCATCAGTGCCAGCAACCGTAACTTCAAGGGAAGAATGGGTTCGAGAGATGCGCTGGCATACCTGGCGAGTCCCGAAGTCGTGGCTGCTAGTGCTCTCAGCGGCGTTATCTCTGGCCCCGGCGCCTACCAAGTGCCAGAGAACTGGTCTGGCGTGGAACACGGATTCGGCACAGGTCTCGAACCCACCACCGAGAACGAGCTCACCAACCTGTTACAACAGATGGAATCTCTGATCGATCGGGTTGAGTCGGCCGGAGACGAGTCCAAACCTGCCACCGAGATTCTGCCAGGCTTCCCCGAACGGATCAGCGGCGAGATCGTCTTCCTTGATGCTGACAATCTCGACACTGATAGCATCTACCCCGGTAAATTGACATACCAAGACAACGTCTCGAAGGATGATATGGCCGCCGCTTGCATGCAGAACTACGATCCCGAGTTCAAGAGCATCGCTAAGCCAAGTGACATCCTCGTCGCCGGCTTCAACTTCGGTTGCGGATCATCAAGAGAACAGGCCGCAACTGCCATTTTGGCCAAGCAGATTCCACTGGTCGTTGCTGGCAGCTTCGGGAACATTTTCTCCCGAAACAGTATCAATAACGCGCTCATGGGCCTTGAAGTCCCCCGACTTGTTGAGCGCCTCCGTGCCAGCTTCGCTCAGCCATCTTCTGGTGACGCCAAGGGGCGCCAGCTGACGCGTCGCACAGGCTGGACTTTGACATGGGACGTGAAGCGTTCCATTGTTGAAGTTCAGGAGGGTGAGACGGGAGAGAGCTGGACCGAGCAGGTCGGCGAGCTGCCAGCGAATGTACAGGAGATCATCGCGGAAGGTGGCCTAGAAGCGTGGGTTAAGGGTAAAGTTGCGGAGTCCGGGTGA
- a CDS encoding C6 transcription factor, putative, whose protein sequence is MFIAFKAQNGEEGLRNPKHKRRSERLSRRGSTPRACTSCRHRKIKCDGEKPCEACRWYKKPGLCNYTGPRSSPSQPEKSTITSPDYKSTLERLFPDTAPENIANFSRDKLLELMAAGGSQSQHSQPQDSSIVASSLNTHDSALSGEMPGLESLHTIPGEQLDEIHSASASESVGHISDDVNALSLSARHPTSYLGVSSIQAALKVIAWLHPAANSYFAQSLCKDQDPQPTSSLPLSQAVPLSDTPPTEHQILDAYFVNFQHFAPLIDEESFRTTYLLGRRKDDRWLALLNIVLALGSITAAGADNHAHRVYFDHSMDHLNIRSLGNPSLEVVQALGLMGGWYCHYTSQPNLAYSLMGASLRMAITLGLQREPSDIHSILDPKKSGIREFKRRIWWSLCCLETWGHETLGRPSMDYFGPSITVNLPSRLDKESYFEVLPLTENVQFVKIALKIQESLAALPPLSHTEMFDLDSQLVRWWHDLPPVLKDYEPCPESLYAVRTVMRWRFYNHRMLLFRPTLLNYAMRRIPFMAIRVEERTAIQKCQEIAAGSIQDISSTTQLNQMIGWNAVWMLFQATMVPLICLSAGVADHDSAASFEACKTQVETAMLTLGRMKPYGHTAGRSLEVISGILESNLHAPRASPFDASGDGLDPQTSPPVNAFNTGQQVARDRVSDWTATSFETLSSHHMWEYLSWDHSNLWPEIFDLNAQNEEAAMSFLDSSGGNT, encoded by the exons ATGTTTATTGCGTTCAAAGCCCAGAACGGCGAAGAGGGGTTGCGTAACCCAAAACATAAACGGCGGAGTGAACGACTCAGCCGACGAGGATCTACACCGCGAGCCTGTACTTCGTGTCGCCATCGCAAAATTAAATGCGATGGCGAGAAGCCCTGTGAAGCTTGTCGATGGTACAAGAAGCCTGGGCTATGTAACTATACGGGACCTCGCTCATCGCCTAG CCAGCCAGAAAAATCGACAATAACCTCACCCGACTACAAAAGCACACTCGAACGGCTGTTTCCTGACACTGCTCCCGAGAACATCGCCAATTTTTCAAGGGATAAGTTGTTAGAATTGATGGCTGCAGGcggatcccaatcccaacaTTCTCAGCCTCAAGACTCATCGATTGTTGCCTCGTCCCTAAACACCCACGACTCTGCATTATCGGGAGAGATGCCTGGTTTGGAGTCACTACATACAATACCCGGAGAGCAACTCGATGAAATCCACAGTGCTAGTGCCTCGGAATCAGTTGGGCATATCTCGGACGACGTCAACGCATTATCCCTGTCGGCTCGGCACCCAACCTCGTACCTAGGTGTTTCATCCATTCAGGCTGCACTGAAGGTCATCGCGTGGCTCCATCCAGCAGCAAACTCATACTTCGCTCAATCCTTGTGTAAAGACCAAGATCCACAGCCAACTAGCTCACTACCCCTGTCGCAAGCTGTACCTCTATCCGATACCCCACCCACAGAACATCAAATACTCGATGCGTACTTTGTCAACTTCCAGCATTTTGCGCCACTTATAGACGAAGAATCTTTTCGTACCACCTACTTACTTGGCCGTCGGAAGGATGATCGATGGCTTGCACTTCTCAATATAGTTCTTGCGCTGGGGAGTATTACAGCCGCAGGCGCAGATAACCATGCCCACCGTGTGTATTTTGATCATTCAATGGATCACTTAAATATCCGTTCACTCGGAAATCCCAGCCTTGAAGTTGTTCAGGCCCTAGGACTCATGGGCGGCTGGTATTGTCACTATACTAGCCAGCCGAATCTCGCATACTCCCTTATGGGGGCGTCGCTGCGGATGGCAATTACGTTAGGCCTGCAGCGGGAACCTTCCGATATTCATTCGATACTCGACCCTAAAAAGTCCGGAATCCGGGAATTCAAACGTCGCATCTGGTGGTCactttgctgtttggagaCCTGGGGCCATGAAACGCTCGGCCGACCAAGTATGGATTACTTTGGCCCCAGCATCACAGTCAATTTGCCTAGCCGGCTTGATAAG GAATCTTATTTCGAGGTGCTCCCCTTGACAGAAAATGTCCAATTCGTGAAGATTGCGTTAAAAATTCAAGAATCATTGGCTGCGCTACCACCCCTATCCCACACGGAGATGTTCGATCTGGACTCGCAGCTTGTTCGGTGGTGGCATGACCTGCCGCCGGTCCTCAAGGATTACGAACCCTGTCCCGAATCACTATATGCAGTGCGCACTGTGATGCGTTGGCGATTCTACAATCATCGCATGTTACTTTTTCGCCCAACTCTACTGAATTACGCAATGCGACGAATTCCCTTCATGGCTATTCGGGTTGAAGAACGTACTGCTATCCAAAAATGCCAAGAAATTGCAGCAGGTTCAATCCAAGATATCTCCTCAACAACCCAGTTAAATCAGATGATCGGTTGGAACGCTGTTTGGATGTTATTCCAGGCCACTATGGTTCCATTAATTTGTTTGTCCGCTGGCGTCGCAGATCACGATTCCGCTGCTTCATTTGAAGCTTGCAAGACGCAGGTAGAAACTGCCATGTTGACCCTTGGCCGCATGAAGCCTTACGGGCACACCGCAGGACGCTCCCTTGAGGTTATATCGGGCATTCTCGAGTCGAATCTTCATGCTCCCAGGGCATCGCCATTTGATGCAAGTGGAGATGGTCTCGACCCCCAAACTTCCCCTCCTGTGAATGCTTTCAACACAGGCCAACAGGTCGCTCGAGATCGCGTTTCAGATTGGACTGCTACTTCCTTTGAAACACTTTCCTCTCATCACATGTGGGAATATTTGAGTTGGGATCATAGCAATCTCTGGCCTGAGATTTTTGACCTCAATGCTCAGAATGAAGAAGCCGCAATGTCGTTTCTGGATTCCTCTGGAGGAAACACGTGA
- a CDS encoding Major facilitator superfamily, general substrate transporter, which produces MVENTYPDQLAEKEGAIDAMHQEHKEGVKVETVQGSLALDVARRTNPPNPWSVQMRKLYSFLIVAYLCSAVNGFDGSLMGALLPIKQFRETFGSGLVGSKASLIQGMYTIGGVSALPFVGVFLDTWGRRCGMFTGSCAVILGTILGGTANHMNQLLASRFFLGWGYSLASSAAPAYVVEMSHPAYRDILTGLYNCQYFIGAIAAAGACRGCLRFESSLAWRIPIWCQLISSSIVVLTVWFIPESPRWLYSHGRREEAWDVITKYHGEGSRDNAYVHLQVREYEEAINLEGTDKKAWDFRGLINTKAARWRLLCVAIASFMSQWAQAGITTYYIGGLLATAGITDTTRVLNVNLGNTILSAGLAYLGGYLGPKIRRRPMMIGASIACTICFASLSATTGVHAKTQETGAANASIVFIFLIGACFSFGWTPLQAMYAVECLSYETRAKGMAMYSVFTNIALLVNQFGFGNAIGVIGWHIYIILACWNIVQGVFIYFFAVETNNRTLEDLTEIFEAPNPRKKSTESQQVLVSDTANNVVEVKCA; this is translated from the exons ATGGTGGAGAATACATATCCAGACCAACTAGCCGAGAAAGAAGGTGCCATCGACGCCATGCACCAGGAGCATAAGGAGGGTGTCAAGGTTGAGACTGTTCAGGGCTCACTGGCTCTCGACGTAGCCAGGCGGACCAACCCTCCGAACCCCTGGAGCGTTCAAATGAGAAAGCTATATTCGTTTTTGATTGTAGCATACCTTTGCTCGGCTGTAAATG GATTTGATGGTTCTCTTATGGGCGCTCTGCTTCCCATTAAGCAATTCCGTGAAACCTTTGGCTCTGGCTTGGTCGGTTCTAAAGCCTCCTTGATCCAGGGTATGTACACAATTGGAGGTGTCTCCGCGCTGCCATTTGTTGGAGTGTTCCTGGATACTTGGGGCCGACGATGTGGCATGTTCACTGGATCCTGCGCTGTCATCCTGGGCACAATTCTTGGTGGTACTGCCAACCACATGAATCAATTGCTCGCTAGCCGATTCTTCCTTG GATGGGGATACTCCTTAGCCTCCTCTGCTGCACCCGCCTACGTCGTCGAGATGAGCCATCCTGCCTACCGTGACATTTTGACCGGGCTGTACAATTGCCAGTACTTCATTGGCGCTATTGCCGCTGCTGGTGCTTGTCGCGGATGCCTGAGGTTTGAGAGTTCGCTCGCATGGCGCATCCCCATTTGGTGCCAGTTGATTTCGTCCAGCATAGTGGTCCTAACTGTTTGGTTTATCCCCGAATCACCTCGCTGGCTTTATAGCCATGGGCGCCGGGAGGAAGCCTGGGATGTCATTACCAAATATCATGGAGAGGGCTCTCGGGATAATGCCTATGTTCATCTGCAGGTCCGAGAATATGAAGAGGCGATCAACCTCGAAGGGACAGATAAGAAGGCATGGGACTTCAGAGGTCTGATAAACACAAAAGCTGCAAGATGGCGCCTCTTGTGTGTGGCTATCGCATCTTTCATGAGTCAGTGGGCGCAGGCTGGCATCACGACCTACTACATTGGCGGACTTCTAGCCACAGCTGGTATCACCGATACAACACGAGTATTGAACGTCAATCTTGGCAACACGATTCTTTCTGCTGGCTTAGCCTATCTGGGAGGTTACTTGGGCCCCAAAATTCGACGCAGACCTATGATGATTGGCGCGTCTATTGCTTGCACT ATCTGTTTTGCGAGCCTATCAGCCACTACCGGGGTGCACGCAAAGACACAGGAAACAGGAGCAGCCAATGCTTCTATTGTGTTTATCTTCTTGATTGGCGCTTGTTTCAGCTTCGGCTGGACCCCATTGCAGGCTATGTATGCCGTCGAATGTCTGTCCTACGAAACTCGGGCCAAGGGCATGGCCATGTACTCTGTCTTCACCAATATTGCCTTGCTGGTGAATCAGTTTGGATTCGGAAATGCTATCGGTGTCATTGGCTGGCATATATACATCATCTTGGCCTGCTGGAACATCGTCCAGGGAGTGTTTATCTACTTCTTTGCTGTTGAAACCAACAATCGAACCCTTGAAGACCTCACGGAGATATTTGAAGCCCCCAATCCCCGAAAGAAGAGTACGGAATCACAACAGGTCTTAGTTTCTGATACTGCAAACAATGTGGTGGAAGTCAAGTGTGCATAG